A window of Primulina huaijiensis isolate GDHJ02 chromosome 9, ASM1229523v2, whole genome shotgun sequence contains these coding sequences:
- the LOC140985082 gene encoding probable membrane-associated kinase regulator 2, giving the protein MEAFSLLAKHLRGAATTFTEDGDTTNTIIAADVSPYSSDGEDGPYFDLEFTLPEDDIDEEPTEKDQEDDNKSRKPENGGHGSSYGEDSDNEKEAKLNSRVTSDGCTEENVTTSDELLFNGELVPIESSSVLLHDSDQKCKFPVSVLKAAAKFGVVLLKLKKSKPEQTENMSKTEGNHGEMGRKFFSFKFKVEEVKMPFSSLFSKENDSKEKKQGEESKQNGENLESNGVQEDRKSKKHYFKMVKPLYVRISKGNVGKLKFYGQLDIPGAETCSGVLPPVLIAAEKGKDGNVKVVDAAASGHAKTSQKQWMQMGLLAGRSRPASAAVAAVPTTKMACNRRDDSLLQVQDGIQGAILHCKRSFNDT; this is encoded by the coding sequence ATGGAAGCTTTCAGTTTACTGGCGAAACACCTGCGTGGAGCAGCGACTACATTCACGGAAGACGGCGACACCACCAATACCATCATCGCCGCCGACGTGAGTCCATACTCCTCCGATGGAGAAGACGGGCCGTATTTTGATCTGGAATTCACCCTCCCTGAAGATGATATTGACGAAGAACCAACAGAGAAAGACCAAGAAGATGACAACAAATCTCGAAAACCTGAAAATGGAGGCCATGGATCGTCTTATGGAGAAGACTCGGATAATGAAAAGGAAGCTAAGCTAAACTCCAGAGTCACCAGCGACGGATGTACTGAAGAAAATGTGACCACTTCAGACGAGCTCTTGTTTAATGGAGAATTAGTTCCCATCGAGTCTTCAAGTGTTTTACTGCATGATTCTGATCAAAAATGTAAATTCCCAGTTTCTGTACTGAAAGCAGCGGCAAAATTTGGTGTAGTCCTGCTGAAGCTGAAGAAATCTAAGCCTGAACAAACAGAGAACATGTCAAAAACGGAAGGAAACCATGGTGAAATGGGTCGCaagttcttttcttttaaatttaaggTTGAGGAAGTAAAAATGCCCTTCTCATCTCTGTTTAGTAAAGAGAATGATtctaaagaaaaaaaacaaggaGAAGAGTCGAAACAAAATGGGGAGAATTTAGAGTCAAATGGAGTTCAAGAGGACAGAAAATCAAAGAAACATTACTTTAAAATGGTGAAGCCTTTGTATGTACGTATTTCAAAGGGTAACGTAGGGAAACTGAAGTTTTATGGGCAGCTAGACATACCAGGTGCAGAGACCTGCAGCGGGGTTCTGCCTCCAGTACTTATCGCCGCGGAGAAAGGGAAGGATGGGAATGTGAAGGTTGTGGACGCGGCGGCGTCCGGCCATGCGAAGACCAGTCAAAAGCAATGGATGCAAATGGGGCTTCTGGCCGGCAGGAGCAGGCCGGCTTCGGCAGCCGTGGCGGCGGTTCCAACGACTAAGATGGCTTGCAACCGCCGCGATGACTCGCTGTTGCAGGTGCAGGATGGGATTCAAGGAGCCATTCTTCATTGCAAAAGATCGTTCAATGATACGTAA